A genomic window from Carassius gibelio isolate Cgi1373 ecotype wild population from Czech Republic chromosome A11, carGib1.2-hapl.c, whole genome shotgun sequence includes:
- the txlng gene encoding gamma-taxilin isoform X1 — MATRSDARHKNTEITQRAEVMEDIIGVCGLEARGLVEGSSSPPHVETPSQDNVEDFSGLVSSEEERGETPGREDSNPDPLDGESDPNAEKTKDHNAFGKEVLLLMQALHTLATPEEKLAALCKKYADLLEESRSMQKQVKVLQKKQNQVLKEKIHLQSEHSKAVLARSKLESLCRELQRHNKTLKEENAQRFREYEERRKEATLHFQMTLNEIEVQMEQHNSHNSKLRQENMELAEKLQKLIEQYELREEHIDKVFKHKELQQQLVDAKLQRTAELMREVEEKQQREREFLLKNATESRHKCELMKEQEHQLKQQLTLYMDKFEEFQTTLAKSNEVFTTFRQEMEKMTKKIKKLEKETTLWRTKWETNNQTLLQMAEEKTVRDKNYKALQGKLERLEKLCRALQRERNDLNQKLCDLQGPAKDPEEEGTGPPDPQPQGLTPEMEREVEGLEPETEKLGLQPEDVGSTTSRQLIGD, encoded by the exons ATGGCGACGCGCTCGGACGCCAGGCACAAAAACACCGAAATCACACAG CGTGCTGAAGTCATGGAGGACATCATTGGGGTCTGTGGTCTAGAAGCCAGAGGACTCGTCGAAGGGAGCAGTTCACCTCCGCATGTGGAGACCCCGTCCCAGGATAACGTGGAGGATTTCAGCGGGCTCGTGAGCAGTGAGGAGGAGAGAGGGGAGACGCCTGGAAGGGAGGACAGTAACCCTGACCCCCTCGATGGGGAGTCGGACCCTAACGCTGAGAAAACCAAGGACCATAATGCATTTG GCAAAGAGGTTTTGTTGCTGATGCAGGCGCTTCACACCTTAGCCACTCCAGAAGAAAAACTTGCTGCCCTTTGTAAGAAATATGCAGACCTG CTGGAGGAGAGTCGCAGCATGCAAAAGCAGGTGAAGGTGTTGCAGAAAAAGCAGAACCAGGTGCTGAAAGAGAAGATCCACCTGCAGAGCGAGCACAGCAAGGCCGTCCTGGCACGCAGCAAACTGGAGAGCCTTTGCAGGGAACTCCAGCGCCATAACAAGACCCTGAAG GAGGAGAACGCTCAGCGGTTCAGGGAGTATGAGGAGCGGCGCAAGGAGGCCACGCTGCACTTCCAGATGACGCTCAATGAGATCGAGGTCCAGATGGAGCAGCACAACTCGCACAACAGCAAGCTGCGGCAGGAGAACATGGAGCTGGCTGAGAAACTCCAGAAGCTCATCGAGCAGTACGAGCTCCGCGAGGAG CACATCGACAAGGTGTTCAAACACAAGGAGCTGCAACAGCAGCTGGTGGACGCTAAACTCCAGAGGACGGCTGAGCTGATGCGAGAGGTGGAGGAGAAacagcaaagagagagagagttt CTTCTGAAGAACGCGACCGAGTCCAGACATAAATGTGAGCTGATGAAGGAGCAGGAGCATCAGTTAAAGCAGCAGCTCACTCTGTACATGGACAAGTTCGAGGAGTTTCAGACCACCCTCGCCAAGAGCAACGAGGTCTTCACCACCTTCCGACAGGAGATGGAGAAA ATGACAAAGAAGATCAAGAAGCTTGAGAAGGAGACCACACTATGGAGGACCAAATGGGAGACCAACAACCAGACTCTACTGCAGATGGCAGAAGAG AAAACGGTGCGAGACAAGAATTACAAGGCCCTCCAAGGGAAACTGGAGAGACTGGAGAAGCTTTGCAGGGCCCTGCAGAGAGAACGCAACGACCTGAACCAGAAACTCTGTGACCTTCAGGGGCCAGCCAAAGATCCTGAGGAAGAAGGTACGGGACCCCCTGACCCTCAGCCGCAGGGGCTCACcccagagatggagagagaggtgGAGGGTTTGGAGCCTGAGACAGAGAAACTCGGGCTTCAGCCTGAGGACGTGGGCTCCACAACATCCAGACAACTCATCGGCGACTGA
- the txlng gene encoding gamma-taxilin isoform X2 — protein MEDIIGVCGLEARGLVEGSSSPPHVETPSQDNVEDFSGLVSSEEERGETPGREDSNPDPLDGESDPNAEKTKDHNAFGKEVLLLMQALHTLATPEEKLAALCKKYADLLEESRSMQKQVKVLQKKQNQVLKEKIHLQSEHSKAVLARSKLESLCRELQRHNKTLKEENAQRFREYEERRKEATLHFQMTLNEIEVQMEQHNSHNSKLRQENMELAEKLQKLIEQYELREEHIDKVFKHKELQQQLVDAKLQRTAELMREVEEKQQREREFLLKNATESRHKCELMKEQEHQLKQQLTLYMDKFEEFQTTLAKSNEVFTTFRQEMEKMTKKIKKLEKETTLWRTKWETNNQTLLQMAEEKTVRDKNYKALQGKLERLEKLCRALQRERNDLNQKLCDLQGPAKDPEEEGTGPPDPQPQGLTPEMEREVEGLEPETEKLGLQPEDVGSTTSRQLIGD, from the exons ATGGAGGACATCATTGGGGTCTGTGGTCTAGAAGCCAGAGGACTCGTCGAAGGGAGCAGTTCACCTCCGCATGTGGAGACCCCGTCCCAGGATAACGTGGAGGATTTCAGCGGGCTCGTGAGCAGTGAGGAGGAGAGAGGGGAGACGCCTGGAAGGGAGGACAGTAACCCTGACCCCCTCGATGGGGAGTCGGACCCTAACGCTGAGAAAACCAAGGACCATAATGCATTTG GCAAAGAGGTTTTGTTGCTGATGCAGGCGCTTCACACCTTAGCCACTCCAGAAGAAAAACTTGCTGCCCTTTGTAAGAAATATGCAGACCTG CTGGAGGAGAGTCGCAGCATGCAAAAGCAGGTGAAGGTGTTGCAGAAAAAGCAGAACCAGGTGCTGAAAGAGAAGATCCACCTGCAGAGCGAGCACAGCAAGGCCGTCCTGGCACGCAGCAAACTGGAGAGCCTTTGCAGGGAACTCCAGCGCCATAACAAGACCCTGAAG GAGGAGAACGCTCAGCGGTTCAGGGAGTATGAGGAGCGGCGCAAGGAGGCCACGCTGCACTTCCAGATGACGCTCAATGAGATCGAGGTCCAGATGGAGCAGCACAACTCGCACAACAGCAAGCTGCGGCAGGAGAACATGGAGCTGGCTGAGAAACTCCAGAAGCTCATCGAGCAGTACGAGCTCCGCGAGGAG CACATCGACAAGGTGTTCAAACACAAGGAGCTGCAACAGCAGCTGGTGGACGCTAAACTCCAGAGGACGGCTGAGCTGATGCGAGAGGTGGAGGAGAAacagcaaagagagagagagttt CTTCTGAAGAACGCGACCGAGTCCAGACATAAATGTGAGCTGATGAAGGAGCAGGAGCATCAGTTAAAGCAGCAGCTCACTCTGTACATGGACAAGTTCGAGGAGTTTCAGACCACCCTCGCCAAGAGCAACGAGGTCTTCACCACCTTCCGACAGGAGATGGAGAAA ATGACAAAGAAGATCAAGAAGCTTGAGAAGGAGACCACACTATGGAGGACCAAATGGGAGACCAACAACCAGACTCTACTGCAGATGGCAGAAGAG AAAACGGTGCGAGACAAGAATTACAAGGCCCTCCAAGGGAAACTGGAGAGACTGGAGAAGCTTTGCAGGGCCCTGCAGAGAGAACGCAACGACCTGAACCAGAAACTCTGTGACCTTCAGGGGCCAGCCAAAGATCCTGAGGAAGAAGGTACGGGACCCCCTGACCCTCAGCCGCAGGGGCTCACcccagagatggagagagaggtgGAGGGTTTGGAGCCTGAGACAGAGAAACTCGGGCTTCAGCCTGAGGACGTGGGCTCCACAACATCCAGACAACTCATCGGCGACTGA